Proteins found in one Mytilus edulis chromosome 2, xbMytEdul2.2, whole genome shotgun sequence genomic segment:
- the LOC139510793 gene encoding uncharacterized protein, with the protein MCTPCTFRNEQVTPINWCIVCKDGLCKHCSNYHKSSKSLKRHDLIPFKDRRSLPEFAQSIQDTCFEHKRQFEFFCSVHQDFHCIKCNTLDHMTCNSVLPLEDVVRNAKSSVAFCHIEDGLHVLLSKFETILNKSEESITNNAAHINHIRNNVNQIKNRINKTLEEAIGEFLSKLDKSKSDSKTKAQEKIRGLKEKLNIILGLKASVALLKENGTDLQIYLCLKHLESNLTKEDNNLSADIHNGHYDCEELMFRPSEAMNTFKLVGSIGEIEVQQKPLKVNSGGMGQSVKVVQSPKESMSYKTDQVIHKYRPYLAVVARLCIISVFLHDCMVSSGIPYHRYYRRFEVLRLDHDLVDIFVKLTISGQMVGCIMVLLRRKIKSGCGIILLIKISQIYLPPFPPQQTLAR; encoded by the exons ATGTGTACTCCGTGTACGTTTCGAAATGAACAAGTGACGCCTATTAATTGGTGCATAGTTTGTAAAGACGGACTTTGCAAGCATTGCAGTAACTATCATAAATCGTCAAAATCTTTAAAGCGGCACGACCTTATTCCTTTTAAGGATCGTCGATCGCTACCTGAATTTGCACAATCTATTCAGGATACATGTTTTGAACACAAACGACAGTTTGAGTTTTTCTGCAGTGTACATCAGGACTTTCATTGCATCAAATGCAATACTTTAGATCATATGACCTGTAATAGTGTTTTGCCACTCGAAGATGTTGTTAGAAATGCAAAGTCATCTGTAGCTTTTTGTCATATTGAAGACGGCTTGCATGTTCTgctttcaaaatttgaaacaattttgaataaatcaGAAGAGTCGATAACAAACAATGCAGCACATATAAACCATATCAGAAATAATGTTAATCAAATTAAGAACAGGATAAACAAGACATTGGAAGAAGCAATTGGTGAATTTCTAAGCAAATTGGACAAGTCTAAGTCTGATAGCAAAACAAAAGCACAGGAAAAAATAAGAGGTCTCAAGGAAAAACTCAATATCATTCTAGGCTTAAAGGCAAGCGTTGCACTTTTGAAAGAAAACGGAACAGACTTACAAATTTACTTATGTCTTAAACACCTTGAGTCGAATTTAACAAAGGAAGACAATAATCTTAGTGCAGACATACATAATGGCCATTATGATTGTGAAGAATTAATGTTCCGTCCTTCAGAGGCCATGAATACATTTAAATTGGTTGGTAGTATTGGTGAAATCGAAGTCCAGCAGAAACCTTTGAAAGTCAACTCAGGAGGCATGGGTCAGAGTGTAAAAGTGGTTCAAAGCCCAAAAGAATCAATGTCATACAAAACTGATCAG gTTATACATAAATACCGGCCATATTTAGCGGTTGTGGCTAGACTTTGTATAATCAGTGTTTTTCTGCACGACTGTATGGTAAGCTCCGGAATTCCATATCATAGATATTATCGACGTTTTGAAGTATTAAGATTGGATCATGATCTAGTGGACATTTTCGTAAAACTGACGATTTCTGGACAAATGGTGGGATGCATTATGGTTCTTCTTCGACGAAAGATTAAAAGTGGATGTGGgataatattattgataaaaatatctcag ATATATCTACCGCCATTCCCGCCCCAGCAAACGCTTGCAAGGTGA